A section of the Drosophila sechellia strain sech25 chromosome 3L, ASM438219v1, whole genome shotgun sequence genome encodes:
- the LOC6618348 gene encoding protein I'm not dead yet isoform X2 yields MATETTKMIYTPPPLDIKMEIEIGEQPQPPVKCSNFFSNHWKGLVVFLVPLLCLPVMLLNEGAEFRCMYLLLVMAIFWVTEALPLYVTSMIPIVAFPIMGIMSSDQTCRLYFKDTLVMFMGGIMVALAVEYCNLHKRLALRVIQIVGCSPRRLHFGLIMVTMFLSMWISNAACTAMMCPIIQAVLEELQAQGVCKINHEPQYQIVGGNKKNNEDEPPYPTKITLCYYLGIAYASSLGGCGTIIGTATNLTFKGIYESRFKNSTEQMDFPTFMFYSVPSMLVYTLLTFVFLQWHFMGLWRPKSKEAQEVQRGREGADVAKKVIDQRYKDLGPMSIHEIQVMILFIFMVVMYFTRKPGIFLGWADLLNSKDIRNSMPTIFVVVMCFMLPANYAFLRYCTRRGGPVPTGPTPSLITWKFIQTKVPWGLVFLLGGGFALAEGSKQSGMAKLIGNALIGLKVLPNSVLLLVVILVAVFLTAFSSNVAIANIIIPVLAEMSLAIEIHPLYLILPAGLACSMAFHLPVSTPPNALVAGYANIRTKDMAIAGIGPTIITIITLFVFCQTWGLVVYPNLNSFPEWAQIYAAAALGNKTH; encoded by the exons ATCTACACGCCACCGCCACTGGACATTAAAATGGAAAT tGAAATTGGTGAACAACCCCAGCCACCGGTGAAGTGCTCCAACTTCTTTTCCAACCACTGGAAGGGATTGGTTGTGTTCCTGGTGCCGCTGCTATGTCTGCCTGTTATGCTGCTGAACGAGGGCGCC GAATTTCGGTGCATGTACCTCCTTTTGGTAATGGCCATATTTTGGGTGACGGAAGCCTTGCCTCTCTATGTGACGTCCATGATACCCATCGTGGCCTTCCCTATAATGGGTATAATG AGCTCGGATCAGACTTGCCGCTTGTACTTCAAGGATACGCTGGTGATGTTCATGGGCGGCATTATGGTCGCCCTGGCTGTGGAGTACTGTAATCTACACAAACGTCTTGCCTTGAGGGTAATCCAGATCGTGGGCTGCAGTCCCCGCAG ATTACACTTTGGCCTCATCATGGTCACAATGTTTTTGAGCATGTGGATTTCGAACGCCGCCTGTACTGCCATGATGTGTCCCATTATTCAAGCCgtgctggaggagctgcaggCTCAGGGTGTCTGCAAGATCAACCATGAGCCTCAATACCAAATCGTTGGaggcaacaagaaaaacaacGAGGATGA GCCACCATACCCCACCAAGATCACTCTGTGCTACTATCTGGGCATTGCCTACGCCTCCTCGCTGGGCGGCTGCGGAACCATCATCGGAACTGCCACCAATCTTACCTTCAAGGGCATCTACGAGTCGCGTTTCAAGAACTCCACCGAACAGATGGACTTCCCCACCTTTATGTTCTACTCGGTGCCATCTATGTTGGTCTACACCTTGCTGACATTCGTGTTCCTGCAATGGCACTTCATGGGTCTGTGGCGTCCCAAGAGCAAGGAGGCACAGGAAGTCCAGAGGGGACGAGAGGGCGCCGATGTCGCCAAAAAGGTTATCGATCAGCGCTACAAGGATCTGGGTCCCATGTCTATTCACGAGATCCAAGTGATGATTCTGTTCATTTTCATGGTTGTGATGTACTTCACCCGCAAGCCCGGCATCTTTTTAGGATGGGCCGATTTGCTGAATTCCAA GGACATTCGTAACTCTATGCCCACTATTTTCGTCGTCGTCATGTGCTTCATGCTGCCCGCCAATTATGCTTTCCTGCGCTACTGCACCAGACGCGGTGGTCCAGTGCCCACTGGTCCCACTCCCTCGCTGATCACCTGGAAGTTCATCCAGACCAAGGTGCCATGGGGTCTGGTGTTCCTGTTGGGCGGTGGTTTCGCTTTGGCCGAAGGCAGCAAGCAGAGCGGCATGGCCAAGCTGATTGGCAATGCTCTGATTGGATTGAAGGTGCTGCCCAACTCTGTACTCTTGCTGGTGGTCATCCTGGTGGCTGTGTTCCTGACCGCCTTCAGCTCCAATGTGGCGATTGCCAACATTATTATTCCCGTTCTGGCTGAGATG TCCCTGGCCATTGAGATCCATCCTCTGTACCTGATCCTGCCCGCTGGTCTGGCCTGCAGTATGGCCTTCCACCTGCCGGTTAGCACTCCGCCCAACGCGTTGGTTGCGGGCTATGCCAACATTAGGACGAAGGACATGGCCATTGCTGGAATCGGTCCGACCATCATTACCATCATCACCCTGTTTGTTTTCTGCCAAACCTGGGGCCTGGTCGTCTATCCGAACCTCAACTCGTTCCCCGAATGGGCTCAGATTTATGCCGCAGCAGCACTGGGAAACAAGACGCACTAG
- the LOC6618348 gene encoding protein I'm not dead yet isoform X1 — protein MEIEIGEQPQPPVKCSNFFSNHWKGLVVFLVPLLCLPVMLLNEGAEFRCMYLLLVMAIFWVTEALPLYVTSMIPIVAFPIMGIMSSDQTCRLYFKDTLVMFMGGIMVALAVEYCNLHKRLALRVIQIVGCSPRRLHFGLIMVTMFLSMWISNAACTAMMCPIIQAVLEELQAQGVCKINHEPQYQIVGGNKKNNEDEPPYPTKITLCYYLGIAYASSLGGCGTIIGTATNLTFKGIYESRFKNSTEQMDFPTFMFYSVPSMLVYTLLTFVFLQWHFMGLWRPKSKEAQEVQRGREGADVAKKVIDQRYKDLGPMSIHEIQVMILFIFMVVMYFTRKPGIFLGWADLLNSKDIRNSMPTIFVVVMCFMLPANYAFLRYCTRRGGPVPTGPTPSLITWKFIQTKVPWGLVFLLGGGFALAEGSKQSGMAKLIGNALIGLKVLPNSVLLLVVILVAVFLTAFSSNVAIANIIIPVLAEMSLAIEIHPLYLILPAGLACSMAFHLPVSTPPNALVAGYANIRTKDMAIAGIGPTIITIITLFVFCQTWGLVVYPNLNSFPEWAQIYAAAALGNKTH, from the exons ATGGAAAT tGAAATTGGTGAACAACCCCAGCCACCGGTGAAGTGCTCCAACTTCTTTTCCAACCACTGGAAGGGATTGGTTGTGTTCCTGGTGCCGCTGCTATGTCTGCCTGTTATGCTGCTGAACGAGGGCGCC GAATTTCGGTGCATGTACCTCCTTTTGGTAATGGCCATATTTTGGGTGACGGAAGCCTTGCCTCTCTATGTGACGTCCATGATACCCATCGTGGCCTTCCCTATAATGGGTATAATG AGCTCGGATCAGACTTGCCGCTTGTACTTCAAGGATACGCTGGTGATGTTCATGGGCGGCATTATGGTCGCCCTGGCTGTGGAGTACTGTAATCTACACAAACGTCTTGCCTTGAGGGTAATCCAGATCGTGGGCTGCAGTCCCCGCAG ATTACACTTTGGCCTCATCATGGTCACAATGTTTTTGAGCATGTGGATTTCGAACGCCGCCTGTACTGCCATGATGTGTCCCATTATTCAAGCCgtgctggaggagctgcaggCTCAGGGTGTCTGCAAGATCAACCATGAGCCTCAATACCAAATCGTTGGaggcaacaagaaaaacaacGAGGATGA GCCACCATACCCCACCAAGATCACTCTGTGCTACTATCTGGGCATTGCCTACGCCTCCTCGCTGGGCGGCTGCGGAACCATCATCGGAACTGCCACCAATCTTACCTTCAAGGGCATCTACGAGTCGCGTTTCAAGAACTCCACCGAACAGATGGACTTCCCCACCTTTATGTTCTACTCGGTGCCATCTATGTTGGTCTACACCTTGCTGACATTCGTGTTCCTGCAATGGCACTTCATGGGTCTGTGGCGTCCCAAGAGCAAGGAGGCACAGGAAGTCCAGAGGGGACGAGAGGGCGCCGATGTCGCCAAAAAGGTTATCGATCAGCGCTACAAGGATCTGGGTCCCATGTCTATTCACGAGATCCAAGTGATGATTCTGTTCATTTTCATGGTTGTGATGTACTTCACCCGCAAGCCCGGCATCTTTTTAGGATGGGCCGATTTGCTGAATTCCAA GGACATTCGTAACTCTATGCCCACTATTTTCGTCGTCGTCATGTGCTTCATGCTGCCCGCCAATTATGCTTTCCTGCGCTACTGCACCAGACGCGGTGGTCCAGTGCCCACTGGTCCCACTCCCTCGCTGATCACCTGGAAGTTCATCCAGACCAAGGTGCCATGGGGTCTGGTGTTCCTGTTGGGCGGTGGTTTCGCTTTGGCCGAAGGCAGCAAGCAGAGCGGCATGGCCAAGCTGATTGGCAATGCTCTGATTGGATTGAAGGTGCTGCCCAACTCTGTACTCTTGCTGGTGGTCATCCTGGTGGCTGTGTTCCTGACCGCCTTCAGCTCCAATGTGGCGATTGCCAACATTATTATTCCCGTTCTGGCTGAGATG TCCCTGGCCATTGAGATCCATCCTCTGTACCTGATCCTGCCCGCTGGTCTGGCCTGCAGTATGGCCTTCCACCTGCCGGTTAGCACTCCGCCCAACGCGTTGGTTGCGGGCTATGCCAACATTAGGACGAAGGACATGGCCATTGCTGGAATCGGTCCGACCATCATTACCATCATCACCCTGTTTGTTTTCTGCCAAACCTGGGGCCTGGTCGTCTATCCGAACCTCAACTCGTTCCCCGAATGGGCTCAGATTTATGCCGCAGCAGCACTGGGAAACAAGACGCACTAG